One genomic region from Haloprofundus salinisoli encodes:
- a CDS encoding zinc-binding dehydrogenase: MKAVQFTEHGDRDVIEYGEFSDPDPGPDEVLVDVKAGALNHLDIWTRKGMPGIDLEMPHIPGSDAAGVVEAVGEKVTRFEEGDHVAVSAGVWCGQCEFCRDGDVARCVRFHIIGEHVRGVHAEKAAVPERNLVSVPDHVDWEIAGSASLVFQTAWRMLLDRGELQAGEKVLVLGASGGVGHAAVQIADYAGAEVYATASSEEKLGYAKECGADHVINYEEEDFASEIRELTGKRGVDMVVDHVGEATYPDSLKSLAKGGRIVTCGATTGGNPGAGLNRIFWNQLSVIGSTMATPGQVDDVLELVWDGTFEPRIRETLPMSEAERAHEMIENREGFGKVVVIPDSEYE; this comes from the coding sequence ATGAAAGCCGTCCAGTTCACGGAGCACGGCGACCGCGACGTCATCGAGTACGGGGAGTTCTCCGACCCCGACCCGGGTCCCGACGAGGTACTCGTCGACGTCAAGGCGGGCGCGTTGAACCACCTCGACATCTGGACGCGAAAGGGGATGCCCGGCATCGATCTGGAGATGCCGCACATCCCCGGCAGCGACGCGGCCGGCGTCGTCGAAGCGGTCGGCGAGAAAGTCACTCGGTTCGAGGAGGGTGACCACGTCGCCGTCAGCGCGGGCGTCTGGTGCGGCCAGTGCGAGTTCTGCCGCGACGGCGACGTCGCCCGCTGCGTCCGTTTCCACATCATCGGCGAGCACGTCCGCGGCGTCCACGCCGAGAAGGCGGCCGTGCCCGAACGGAATCTCGTCTCCGTCCCCGACCACGTCGACTGGGAAATCGCCGGGTCGGCGTCGCTCGTCTTTCAGACGGCGTGGCGGATGCTCCTCGACCGCGGTGAGCTGCAGGCGGGCGAGAAGGTGCTCGTTCTCGGGGCCTCCGGCGGCGTCGGCCACGCGGCGGTCCAGATAGCCGACTACGCCGGCGCAGAGGTGTACGCCACCGCCTCGAGCGAGGAGAAACTGGGGTACGCGAAGGAGTGCGGCGCAGACCACGTCATCAACTACGAGGAGGAGGATTTCGCGTCCGAAATCCGCGAGTTGACCGGCAAGCGCGGCGTCGACATGGTCGTCGACCACGTCGGCGAGGCGACCTACCCCGACTCGTTGAAGAGCCTCGCCAAAGGGGGCCGCATCGTCACCTGCGGGGCGACGACGGGCGGCAATCCGGGGGCGGGACTGAACCGCATCTTCTGGAACCAGCTGTCGGTCATCGGGTCAACGATGGCGACGCCCGGGCAGGTCGACGACGTGCTCGAACTCGTCTGGGACGGCACGTTCGAACCGCGCATCCGGGAGACGCTGCCGATGAGCGAGGCCGAACGCGCTCACGAGATGATAGAGAACCGTGAGGGCTTTGGCAAGGTGGTCGTAATACCCGACAGTGAGTACGAGTAA
- a CDS encoding S9 family peptidase: MTDPLELDDFYDLRRIRDAAVSPTGERVAFIVAESDPNADEIRNSLFVAPTDASREPHRLTRASNAGSPAWGPEGERLAFLASRDRDVALEVGRSDEADDGSEDDEEKQNGGNDDEPKSQVWLFDLSLGGDARQVTDFDEGVREFDFSPDGERMVVAARDPTDEQKEYLESRRDGGPVEITRLQHKRDGMGFLDDVRSYLFVVDLERSEAERLDDAYARGAMSTGGLHPAWGSEGRIAFRSYRGENPDRTFEQDLYTVGSDGEGLRRLTHGDIGVSNPRWDAAGERLAFDGANPTNTCHPTEVYVVDDAEGSEARSVSASLDRTRSWGGAPEWVSDDELLAPVGDEALTRLVRLDAERDAPERVFENQGTDRTITQFSVGGNRVVVCLSHPSEGADLYALDATESDGSDPVRLTRLNDDLLSDAALPTCERVRYENGDGVEVEGLAYRPDGFDPENESYPVIAHIHGGPTAYDAPGFSFDYSYWTGRGYVVFNVNYRGSTSYGREFSESIRGEWGPREADDIISGVEELVDRGWADADRLFISGFSQGGINTAYVVTRTDMFAAAAPEHGIYDFYSLFGTADLHQWYVHDIGLPWEKPEEYRAISSIRDVGEIDTPLLVTAGGEDWRCPLSQAEQLYVSVRRRGVDAKLVVYPDEHHNIGAPERATHRLRELTDWFESHDPGRDDGEESATE; the protein is encoded by the coding sequence ATGACAGACCCGCTCGAACTGGACGACTTCTACGATCTCCGGCGAATCCGCGACGCGGCCGTCTCGCCGACCGGCGAGCGCGTTGCGTTCATCGTCGCCGAGAGCGACCCCAACGCCGACGAGATACGTAACTCGCTGTTCGTCGCGCCCACCGACGCCAGTCGGGAGCCGCACCGGCTCACCCGCGCCTCCAACGCCGGGTCGCCGGCGTGGGGACCAGAGGGAGAGAGACTCGCGTTCCTCGCGAGTCGGGACCGCGACGTGGCACTCGAAGTTGGACGGAGCGATGAGGCCGACGACGGATCGGAGGACGACGAAGAAAAACAGAACGGCGGAAACGACGACGAGCCCAAATCCCAGGTCTGGCTGTTCGACCTCTCGCTCGGCGGCGACGCCCGGCAGGTGACCGACTTCGACGAGGGGGTCCGCGAGTTCGACTTCTCGCCCGACGGAGAGCGCATGGTCGTCGCCGCGCGCGACCCGACCGACGAACAGAAGGAGTACCTCGAAAGCCGCCGCGACGGCGGACCGGTCGAAATCACGCGCCTCCAACACAAGCGCGACGGGATGGGCTTTCTCGACGACGTGCGGAGCTACCTGTTCGTCGTCGATTTGGAGCGCAGCGAGGCCGAGCGACTCGACGACGCCTACGCCCGTGGCGCGATGAGTACCGGCGGCCTCCACCCGGCGTGGGGCTCAGAGGGTCGAATCGCCTTCCGGTCGTACCGCGGCGAGAACCCCGACCGCACGTTCGAGCAGGACCTCTACACCGTCGGCAGCGACGGCGAGGGCCTCCGCCGACTCACCCACGGCGACATCGGCGTCTCCAACCCGCGGTGGGACGCGGCGGGCGAACGCCTCGCCTTCGACGGCGCGAACCCGACGAACACCTGCCACCCGACCGAGGTGTACGTCGTCGACGACGCGGAAGGTTCCGAAGCGCGTTCTGTCTCCGCGTCGCTGGACCGCACTCGCTCGTGGGGCGGCGCGCCCGAATGGGTGAGCGACGACGAACTGCTCGCGCCCGTCGGCGACGAGGCGCTGACCCGACTCGTCCGCCTGGACGCCGAGCGAGACGCGCCGGAACGCGTCTTCGAAAATCAGGGGACGGACCGGACCATCACACAGTTCTCGGTGGGCGGCAACCGAGTCGTCGTCTGTCTGAGCCACCCGAGCGAGGGCGCGGACCTGTACGCGCTCGACGCGACCGAGTCGGACGGGAGTGATCCGGTTCGGCTGACGCGACTGAACGACGACCTCCTCTCGGACGCCGCGCTGCCGACCTGCGAACGGGTTCGCTACGAGAACGGCGACGGCGTCGAGGTAGAGGGGCTGGCGTACCGCCCCGACGGATTCGACCCGGAGAACGAGTCGTACCCGGTCATCGCGCACATCCACGGCGGCCCCACCGCCTACGACGCCCCCGGGTTCAGTTTCGACTACAGCTACTGGACCGGCCGCGGCTACGTCGTCTTCAACGTCAACTACCGCGGATCGACCTCATACGGCCGCGAGTTCAGCGAGTCCATCCGCGGCGAGTGGGGGCCGCGCGAGGCCGACGACATCATCTCGGGCGTCGAGGAGCTCGTCGACCGCGGGTGGGCCGACGCCGACCGCCTGTTCATCTCCGGGTTCTCGCAGGGCGGCATCAACACCGCCTACGTCGTCACGCGGACGGATATGTTCGCCGCGGCCGCGCCCGAACACGGCATCTACGACTTCTACTCGCTGTTCGGCACCGCCGACCTCCACCAGTGGTACGTCCACGACATCGGCCTGCCGTGGGAGAAACCAGAGGAGTACCGCGCCATCTCCAGCATCCGCGACGTCGGCGAAATCGACACGCCGCTGCTCGTCACCGCCGGCGGCGAGGACTGGCGCTGTCCACTGTCGCAGGCCGAGCAGCTGTACGTGAGCGTTCGCCGCCGCGGCGTCGACGCCAAGCTCGTCGTCTACCCCGACGAGCACCACAACATCGGCGCTCCCGAGCGGGCGACCCACCGTCTGCGCGAGCTCACCGACTGGTTCGAGAGTCACGACCCCGGCCGCGACGACGGCGAGGAATCCGCGACCGAATGA
- the ilvD gene encoding dihydroxy-acid dehydratase yields the protein MSQQQPQPDEGQEGADADRFAGEKDPDLPSSAVTSGAERAPHRAMFRAMGFDDDDLSAPMVGVANPAADITPCNVHLDDVADAAIAGVESADGMPIEFGTITISDAISMGTEGMKASLISRELIADSVELVAFGERLDALVTVAGCDKNLPGMMMAAIRTDLPTVFLYGGSILPGEHEGRDVTVQNVFEGVGTYAQGEMSAEELDDLERHACPGAGSCGGMFTANTMASISEALGLAPLGSASAPAESDERYEVAERAGELALDAVENERRPSDVLSRDSFENAIALQVAMGGSTNAVLHLLALAAEAGIDLDIDDFDDISRRTPKIANLQPGGTRVMKDLHDIGGVPVVLRRLLDADLLHGDAMTVTGRTIAEELDHLDLPDDHEIDVDFLNPVSDPFYDEGAIKILKGNLAPDGAVIKATGDDAFHHTGPARVFENEEDAMRYVQSGGIESGDVIAIRNEGPQGGPGMREMLGVTAAVVGQGHEDDVALLTDGRFSGATRGPMVGHVAPEAAAGGAIALLEDGDEVTVDIPNRTLAVDLSDEELEQRRENREPKPPNYTAGVLAKYGQSFGSAANGAVTNPAVKRDD from the coding sequence ATGAGCCAACAGCAACCGCAACCCGACGAGGGCCAAGAGGGGGCCGACGCCGACCGCTTCGCCGGCGAGAAGGACCCCGACCTCCCGAGTTCGGCGGTCACGTCGGGCGCAGAGCGCGCCCCGCACCGAGCGATGTTCCGCGCGATGGGGTTCGACGACGACGACCTCTCCGCGCCGATGGTCGGCGTCGCCAACCCCGCCGCCGACATCACGCCGTGTAACGTTCACTTAGACGACGTGGCCGACGCCGCCATCGCCGGCGTCGAAAGTGCAGATGGAATGCCCATCGAGTTCGGCACCATCACCATCTCCGACGCCATCTCGATGGGGACCGAGGGGATGAAGGCCTCGCTCATCTCCCGCGAACTCATCGCCGACTCGGTCGAGCTCGTCGCCTTCGGCGAGCGGCTGGACGCGCTCGTCACCGTTGCCGGCTGCGACAAGAACCTCCCGGGAATGATGATGGCCGCCATCCGAACCGACCTCCCGACCGTCTTCCTCTACGGCGGCTCTATCCTTCCGGGCGAGCACGAGGGCCGCGACGTAACGGTACAGAACGTCTTCGAGGGCGTCGGCACCTACGCCCAGGGCGAGATGAGCGCCGAGGAGCTGGACGACCTCGAACGCCACGCCTGCCCCGGCGCGGGGTCGTGCGGCGGAATGTTCACCGCGAACACGATGGCCTCCATCTCGGAGGCGCTCGGCCTCGCCCCGCTCGGAAGCGCGAGCGCCCCCGCCGAGTCCGACGAGCGCTACGAAGTCGCAGAACGAGCGGGTGAACTCGCCCTCGACGCCGTCGAGAACGAGCGTCGCCCCTCCGACGTACTCTCGCGCGACTCGTTCGAGAACGCCATCGCGCTGCAGGTGGCGATGGGCGGTTCGACGAACGCGGTGCTCCACCTCCTGGCGCTCGCCGCCGAGGCGGGCATCGACCTCGACATCGACGACTTCGACGACATCTCGCGGCGCACGCCCAAGATTGCGAACCTCCAACCCGGCGGCACGCGCGTGATGAAAGACCTCCACGACATCGGCGGCGTGCCGGTCGTCCTCCGTCGCCTGCTCGACGCCGACCTGCTGCACGGCGACGCGATGACCGTCACCGGCCGGACGATAGCCGAGGAACTCGACCACCTCGACCTGCCGGACGACCACGAGATCGACGTCGACTTCCTCAACCCGGTTTCGGACCCGTTCTACGACGAGGGCGCGATCAAGATTCTGAAGGGGAATCTCGCGCCCGACGGCGCGGTCATCAAAGCGACGGGCGACGACGCGTTCCACCACACCGGCCCCGCCCGCGTCTTCGAGAACGAGGAGGACGCGATGCGCTACGTTCAGTCGGGCGGAATCGAGTCGGGCGACGTCATCGCCATCCGCAACGAGGGGCCACAGGGCGGTCCCGGCATGCGCGAGATGCTCGGCGTCACCGCCGCCGTCGTCGGGCAGGGTCACGAGGACGACGTGGCGCTTCTCACCGACGGTCGGTTCTCCGGCGCGACGCGCGGGCCGATGGTCGGCCACGTCGCCCCCGAGGCCGCGGCCGGCGGCGCGATTGCGCTGCTCGAAGACGGCGACGAGGTGACCGTCGACATCCCGAACCGGACGCTCGCCGTCGACCTCAGCGACGAGGAACTGGAGCAACGCCGCGAGAACCGAGAGCCGAAGCCGCCGAACTACACCGCCGGCGTGCTGGCGAAGTACGGGCAGTCGTTCGGGTCGGCCGCCAACGGTGCGGTCACGAACCCGGCGGTGAAGCGAGACGACTGA
- a CDS encoding MogA/MoaB family molybdenum cofactor biosynthesis protein: protein MSENESGDGDHHHSHDSETDDHSRGDGHDSDTGDDRLGYGSDIDDHHRRDSDTEDHHHSHDHHHHDVETLGFAVVTVSSTRSLDDDPAGDAIAAAFEAAGHELATRELVSDNYDGVQGAVNRLVSRDDTDVVVTTGGTGVTPDDVTVGAVEPILEKELPGFGELFRRLSYDEIGTRVIGTRATAGVTDGVPVFCLPGSENAARLGAEEIIVPEAGHLTGLATREEDGENDEN from the coding sequence ATGAGCGAAAACGAGAGCGGCGACGGCGACCATCACCACAGCCACGACTCCGAGACCGACGACCACAGCCGCGGAGACGGTCACGACTCGGACACTGGCGACGACCGCCTCGGCTACGGTTCAGACATCGATGACCACCACAGACGCGACTCAGACACCGAGGATCACCATCACAGCCACGACCATCACCACCACGACGTCGAGACGCTCGGATTCGCCGTCGTCACTGTTTCCTCCACGCGCTCGCTCGACGACGACCCGGCGGGCGACGCCATCGCCGCCGCGTTCGAGGCGGCGGGTCACGAACTGGCGACCCGCGAACTCGTCAGCGACAACTACGACGGCGTCCAGGGCGCGGTCAACCGACTCGTCAGCCGCGACGACACCGACGTGGTCGTCACCACCGGCGGAACCGGCGTCACGCCCGACGACGTGACCGTCGGAGCCGTCGAACCGATTCTGGAGAAGGAACTGCCCGGCTTCGGCGAACTGTTTCGAAGGCTGTCGTACGACGAGATCGGCACCCGCGTCATCGGCACGCGCGCTACCGCGGGCGTCACCGACGGCGTGCCGGTGTTCTGCCTCCCCGGGAGCGAGAACGCCGCCCGACTCGGCGCGGAGGAGATTATCGTCCCCGAGGCCGGCCACCTCACCGGGTTGGCGACGCGCGAGGAGGACGGCGAAAACGACGAGAACTGA
- a CDS encoding SDR family NAD(P)-dependent oxidoreductase, whose protein sequence is MTPDPELYDSLDGQVALVTGANRGIGRELAARLTDLGATVYAGVRSVGHEIPDDQRRVLLDVTQEGDVHEAMATIDDEEGGLDILVNNAGIIGPSDSLAASRTPELDRTLATNLRGPMLVTKYALPALTAEPGGRVVNLSSGMGALGEPQSGGSAAYRISKTGLNGLTAYLHGEYGDDGLLANSVCPGWVRTEMGGENANRPVEKGAETPLWLCRFRPGSPAGKFWRDRDVIGW, encoded by the coding sequence ATGACCCCCGACCCCGAGTTGTACGACTCGCTGGACGGACAGGTAGCGCTCGTCACCGGCGCGAACCGCGGCATCGGCCGGGAACTCGCCGCCCGACTGACCGACCTCGGCGCGACGGTGTACGCCGGCGTTCGGAGCGTCGGCCACGAGATACCCGACGACCAGCGGCGTGTGCTGTTGGACGTGACCCAGGAGGGCGACGTTCACGAGGCGATGGCGACTATCGACGACGAGGAAGGCGGACTCGATATCCTCGTGAACAACGCCGGAATCATCGGTCCGAGCGACTCGCTGGCGGCGTCGCGGACGCCCGAACTCGACCGGACGCTCGCGACGAACCTCCGCGGGCCGATGCTCGTCACGAAGTACGCGCTGCCGGCGCTCACCGCCGAACCCGGCGGCCGCGTCGTCAACCTCTCCTCGGGGATGGGCGCGCTCGGCGAACCGCAGTCGGGCGGGTCGGCGGCGTATCGAATCTCGAAAACAGGACTGAACGGGCTAACGGCGTACCTCCACGGCGAGTACGGCGACGACGGACTGCTGGCGAACTCGGTGTGTCCCGGGTGGGTCCGGACGGAGATGGGCGGCGAGAACGCGAATCGGCCGGTCGAGAAGGGCGCGGAGACGCCGCTGTGGCTCTGTCGCTTCCGCCCGGGGAGTCCCGCCGGGAAGTTCTGGCGCGACAGAGATGTCATCGGCTGGTAA
- a CDS encoding HAD family hydrolase — protein MAVVYVDLDGTLVRYDRSFADMFASAAESTGVPAGEAAEAYYTERFFEQFAAFDDDPYLAAARELCAEYAPEANPEAFAEARIEAELRASVVAPSAVDALESLAAEHRLGVLSNGVGDVQRAKLDRHGLSPLFDEVLVSHDVGVTKPDRRIFEMARDRLPGDEHVYVADDPEDDIAPANEAGFRTILVGDPMRESGEVTNGETESADHRIAPDGFGRIESILAD, from the coding sequence ATGGCTGTGGTCTACGTCGACCTCGACGGCACGCTCGTCCGGTACGACCGCTCCTTCGCGGATATGTTCGCTTCGGCCGCCGAGTCGACCGGCGTCCCAGCCGGTGAGGCGGCGGAAGCGTACTACACCGAACGGTTCTTCGAGCAGTTCGCCGCGTTCGACGACGATCCGTATCTCGCCGCCGCGAGAGAGCTCTGTGCGGAGTATGCCCCCGAGGCCAACCCCGAAGCGTTCGCGGAAGCGCGCATCGAAGCCGAACTTCGTGCGTCCGTCGTCGCCCCGAGTGCCGTCGACGCACTCGAATCACTCGCCGCCGAGCACCGGCTCGGGGTGCTCTCGAACGGCGTCGGCGACGTCCAGCGCGCGAAACTCGACCGACACGGACTCTCTCCGCTGTTCGACGAGGTGCTCGTCTCGCACGACGTGGGCGTGACGAAACCCGACCGGCGAATCTTCGAGATGGCCCGCGACCGACTTCCCGGCGACGAGCACGTCTACGTCGCCGACGACCCCGAGGACGACATCGCGCCCGCGAACGAGGCGGGCTTTCGGACGATACTCGTCGGCGACCCGATGCGGGAGAGCGGTGAGGTTACGAACGGCGAGACCGAGTCCGCCGACCACCGCATCGCCCCTGACGGGTTCGGTCGAATCGAGTCGATTTTGGCCGATTAA
- a CDS encoding alpha/beta fold hydrolase, translating into MTGNADIESAPVTEIPGDSVYVEANGVRLHTIQAGPEDGPLVVLLHGFPEFWYGWCDQIRPLANAGYRVVVPDQRGYNLSDKPDDLSAYRIEELAADVVGILDDAGRETAAIVGHDWGAAVAWWVALHYPDRVDHLGILNVPHPTVFRRTLKRSFGQKLRSWYVGFFQVPFVPERLSKAGDWRLLVRTMRQSSEPGTFSPSDFERYRRAWGQPGAFTGMVNWYRAVARSRPTPENGHVKPPTLVIWGAKDQFLKKSMARESVDMCEHGRLVMLDDATHWVQHEEPVRVSELLKEFLAE; encoded by the coding sequence ATGACAGGCAACGCAGACATCGAGAGCGCACCTGTGACCGAGATACCCGGCGACTCCGTCTACGTCGAGGCCAACGGCGTCCGGTTGCACACGATTCAAGCAGGACCGGAAGACGGGCCACTCGTCGTCTTACTCCACGGTTTCCCGGAGTTCTGGTACGGCTGGTGCGATCAGATTCGGCCGCTGGCGAACGCCGGCTACCGCGTCGTCGTCCCCGACCAGCGCGGCTACAACCTCAGCGACAAGCCCGACGACCTCTCGGCGTACCGAATCGAGGAACTCGCCGCCGACGTGGTCGGTATCCTCGACGACGCGGGGCGCGAGACGGCCGCCATCGTCGGCCACGACTGGGGCGCGGCCGTGGCGTGGTGGGTGGCGCTTCACTACCCCGACAGGGTCGACCACCTGGGCATCCTCAACGTCCCGCATCCGACGGTGTTCCGCCGGACGCTCAAGCGGAGCTTCGGGCAGAAACTCCGAAGTTGGTACGTCGGTTTCTTCCAAGTGCCGTTCGTCCCCGAACGGTTGTCGAAGGCGGGCGACTGGCGGCTGCTCGTCCGGACGATGCGCCAGTCGAGCGAACCGGGGACGTTCTCGCCGTCGGATTTCGAGCGCTATCGACGGGCGTGGGGCCAACCCGGCGCGTTCACCGGCATGGTAAACTGGTATCGCGCCGTCGCCCGGTCGCGGCCCACGCCCGAAAACGGTCACGTCAAACCGCCGACGCTCGTCATCTGGGGGGCGAAAGACCAGTTCCTCAAGAAGTCGATGGCCCGTGAGAGCGTCGACATGTGCGAGCACGGACGGTTGGTGATGCTCGACGACGCGACCCACTGGGTGCAGCACGAAGAACCCGTCCGCGTCAGCGAGCTGCTCAAGGAGTTCCTCGCCGAGTAG